The Paenibacillus macerans genome includes a window with the following:
- a CDS encoding sugar phosphate nucleotidyltransferase, whose translation MRLILLSGGAGKRLWPLSNTNRPKQFLPVLRHEGKAESMLQRVCRQLSGAGLGEALLFSAGLGQRELIQGQVGDLAPILEEPERRDTFPAISLASAYLHSKEGCGPDETVGVMPVDGYAEDSFFQALGKLPGVLADAGADLALLGVAPDAPADKFGYIVTQQPAEADGSLRVRAFVEKPSAARAQTLIDEGALWNCGVFVFRLGFLLDALKQRGLPADYDELLGMYKLLPRQSFDIEVVERTKRIVAVPYQGRWKDIGTWNSLSEEMEQQVSGSGYVCPDSSGSRIVNELDIPVGVWRVPNIVVAAGPDGILVTDREASAGIKDMVAQVEITPRFKETGWGRKTVLTARRAGETESLTNRAVISAGRFIGYHEHGRRKEIWIVIAGAGEACIDGQTFPVEAGSVVVVEPGMKHALLAYSDLELIELQIGRKIEDSDMIRYADPWMAKEGKGEEQNHEVPARR comes from the coding sequence ATGCGTCTAATTTTATTGTCAGGCGGTGCGGGGAAACGGCTATGGCCTTTGTCGAACACGAACCGCCCGAAGCAGTTTTTGCCCGTGCTGCGGCATGAGGGGAAAGCGGAAAGCATGCTGCAGCGGGTTTGCCGCCAGCTTTCCGGCGCGGGGCTAGGGGAGGCGTTGTTGTTCTCGGCCGGCCTCGGACAAAGGGAGCTGATTCAAGGGCAGGTCGGCGATCTGGCGCCGATTCTCGAGGAACCAGAGCGCAGGGATACCTTTCCGGCCATTAGTCTGGCCTCCGCCTACTTGCACAGCAAGGAAGGCTGCGGTCCTGACGAAACCGTAGGGGTTATGCCGGTCGATGGCTATGCGGAGGATTCCTTTTTTCAAGCCTTGGGCAAACTGCCCGGCGTGTTGGCGGACGCTGGCGCCGATCTGGCGCTTTTGGGCGTGGCTCCCGACGCGCCTGCGGATAAATTCGGTTATATTGTGACGCAGCAGCCGGCCGAAGCGGACGGAAGCTTGCGGGTGCGAGCGTTTGTGGAAAAGCCTTCCGCGGCTAGGGCCCAAACGTTGATTGACGAGGGCGCCTTATGGAACTGCGGAGTGTTCGTGTTTCGGCTTGGATTTCTGCTTGATGCGCTTAAGCAAAGGGGCCTGCCGGCGGATTACGATGAGCTGCTCGGCATGTATAAGCTGCTTCCGCGCCAAAGCTTCGACATCGAGGTGGTGGAACGAACGAAGCGCATTGTAGCCGTTCCTTATCAAGGCCGCTGGAAGGATATCGGCACATGGAATTCGCTTTCGGAAGAAATGGAGCAGCAGGTCAGCGGGAGCGGTTATGTCTGTCCGGATTCATCCGGCTCCCGGATTGTCAATGAGCTGGATATCCCCGTGGGCGTATGGAGAGTGCCCAACATTGTCGTGGCCGCGGGACCGGACGGTATTCTGGTCACCGACCGGGAAGCGTCGGCCGGCATTAAAGATATGGTGGCTCAAGTCGAAATCACCCCCCGTTTTAAAGAAACCGGGTGGGGCCGGAAGACGGTGTTGACCGCAAGACGCGCGGGCGAAACGGAATCGTTGACCAACCGGGCCGTGATTTCCGCAGGCCGTTTTATCGGTTATCATGAACATGGGCGGCGCAAAGAAATCTGGATCGTGATTGCCGGCGCGGGCGAAGCGTGCATTGACGGCCAAACGTTTCCCGTAGAGGCGGGAAGCGTTGTTGTCGTTGAGCCCGGCATGAAACATGCGCTGTTGGCGTACAGCGATCTGGAGTTGATCGAACTGCAAATCGGCCGAAAAATCGAAGACAGCGACATGATCCGTTATGCCGATCCTTGGATGGCGAAGGAGGGAAAGGGGGAAGAGCAAAACCATGAGGTGCCGGCCAGGCGGTAA
- a CDS encoding ABC transporter permease has protein sequence MLYFTLASKAYARNLQYRGAHMVHNLASAMFGFMYACIWIGLGKDHPLGEYGTQGMVNYIAFTQACLWITSFITNGLGIPQSVRTGQIALDLMRPVHLFSHTMAREWGQIAYQFIFKSIPIYLLYFFIFSLQIPNQWTAVLYTVLGLLGASYLSICINYLIGVSALWTMESSWLYWANSALINLLAGFFIPLEWLPGPLENLAWLSPYPYLLYVPTTIYLGNGSGSALWGTLLWCVLMTACCLLATRLLRRKVEVQGG, from the coding sequence ATGCTTTATTTCACGCTGGCTTCCAAAGCCTATGCCCGCAATTTGCAGTACCGCGGAGCCCATATGGTGCACAACCTCGCGAGCGCGATGTTCGGATTTATGTATGCGTGCATCTGGATCGGGTTGGGGAAGGACCACCCGCTGGGAGAGTACGGAACGCAGGGAATGGTGAATTATATCGCCTTCACCCAGGCGTGTCTCTGGATCACCAGCTTCATCACGAACGGGCTCGGCATCCCCCAATCCGTCAGGACCGGGCAAATCGCGCTTGATCTGATGCGTCCCGTCCATCTGTTCAGCCATACGATGGCCAGGGAATGGGGACAGATCGCCTACCAGTTCATTTTCAAATCCATCCCGATTTATCTCCTGTATTTCTTCATTTTTTCATTGCAAATTCCAAATCAATGGACCGCCGTGTTGTACACCGTGTTAGGGTTGCTCGGGGCCTCCTATCTGTCGATCTGCATCAATTATTTGATCGGCGTAAGCGCCTTGTGGACGATGGAATCGTCCTGGCTCTATTGGGCCAATAGCGCGCTGATCAATTTGCTTGCCGGATTTTTCATCCCGTTGGAATGGCTGCCCGGACCGCTGGAAAACCTCGCCTGGCTATCGCCTTACCCTTACCTGCTCTATGTTCCCACAACGATTTATCTTGGAAACGGAAGCGGCTCCGCCTTATGGGGAACGCTGCTTTGGTGCGTCCTGATGACTGCTTGCTGCTTGCTGGCAACCCGGCTGCTGCGGCGGAAAGTGGAGGTGCAGGGCGGATGA
- a CDS encoding response regulator transcription factor, translating to MSTKVLLVDDEKNLTDMIALFLEENGYQVNSFYHSREAMQMLKQDEPDVIIIDLMLPGMDGNELVRALHAHTSAPILMISANTLLDERIHALENGADDFLCKPFSLKELDARIKALLRRSQAARESPGASPVTAKKGEIAVNEYRRCLFVNGEEIEVTNIEFEIMKQLASSPGKVFTRNELLDRIKGSDRAYLDRTIDVHISSLRKKIEPDPKNPRHILTVWGAGYKYAL from the coding sequence ATGAGTACCAAAGTACTACTTGTTGATGATGAGAAAAATCTAACCGACATGATCGCTCTCTTCCTTGAAGAGAACGGGTATCAGGTGAATAGCTTCTATCATTCCCGGGAAGCGATGCAAATGCTGAAGCAAGATGAGCCCGATGTGATCATCATCGACTTGATGCTGCCCGGGATGGACGGCAACGAGCTGGTCCGGGCGCTTCACGCCCATACTTCCGCACCGATTCTGATGATTTCGGCCAACACCCTGCTTGATGAACGGATTCACGCGCTCGAAAACGGGGCGGACGACTTTCTGTGCAAGCCGTTCAGCCTGAAGGAGCTGGACGCCAGAATCAAAGCGCTGCTCAGAAGATCGCAGGCCGCCCGCGAATCGCCGGGCGCCTCGCCCGTTACGGCCAAAAAGGGCGAAATCGCCGTAAACGAGTACAGACGCTGCTTATTTGTAAACGGCGAAGAGATCGAAGTGACGAATATTGAATTTGAAATTATGAAGCAGTTGGCCAGTTCCCCCGGCAAGGTCTTCACCCGCAACGAACTGCTCGACCGGATTAAGGGCAGCGATCGCGCCTACTTGGACCGCACCATCGATGTGCATATTTCCAGCTTGCGCAAAAAAATCGAACCCGACCCGAAAAATCCCCGTCACATTCTGACTGTATGGGGAGCCGGGTACAAGTACGCCTTATAA
- a CDS encoding oligosaccharide flippase family protein — translation MLRRWRALVFPLFNVLLNAFNFFFHMAASWYLTEDQYGQANALLALFALLSVLGLSVQLLAAKLVSQNKAGGGFPGGALVPALAAAAVFAALGGAHPLLVRLLNVDGGALILLYAVVSMHILVSLFRGSMQGRERMLALNVNFYLEVGGKLAVIFVCVPLGLEVWSLMLALAAGMILALAHGWLTERKSAGPASPADGSLRGKPLKSLGRDWMDTLLMNLFILFFTSIDMLAVQRYLPADAGVYAIALKYSQLVYFVAFSVITAFVPKLGAKAGDRAALRKQVLLFGGFMLGCAGFVYAGSAWLFPLSLPLLFGPGYQAAERYLPLGGAVYWLLAAVLFFAHLHVLTGRRRFMLWLAAGAAALLLSFGLRHRTPEELQLAQLAVYGGIAAGFAADAALGFRRIKGRAMYEKYPQ, via the coding sequence ATGCTGCGGAGATGGCGTGCGCTCGTTTTTCCGTTGTTTAATGTGCTGCTGAATGCGTTCAATTTCTTCTTCCATATGGCCGCAAGCTGGTATTTGACCGAGGATCAGTACGGGCAGGCCAACGCGCTGCTGGCTTTGTTCGCCCTGCTGTCCGTACTCGGCTTATCCGTCCAGCTGCTAGCGGCCAAGCTTGTTTCGCAAAACAAAGCCGGCGGCGGGTTCCCGGGGGGAGCGCTTGTTCCGGCGTTGGCCGCTGCCGCTGTTTTTGCCGCGCTGGGCGGCGCCCATCCGCTGCTTGTCCGCTTGCTCAACGTGGACGGCGGAGCGCTGATCCTGTTGTACGCAGTGGTGTCCATGCATATTCTGGTCAGCCTGTTCAGAGGGAGCATGCAAGGGCGCGAGCGGATGCTGGCGCTGAACGTCAATTTTTACCTCGAGGTTGGCGGCAAGCTGGCCGTCATCTTCGTTTGCGTTCCGTTGGGGCTGGAAGTTTGGAGCTTGATGCTGGCGCTGGCCGCGGGCATGATTTTAGCGCTTGCGCACGGTTGGCTTACGGAACGAAAAAGCGCCGGACCCGCATCCCCCGCGGACGGTTCGCTTCGCGGCAAACCGCTGAAGAGTCTGGGCCGGGATTGGATGGACACGCTGCTCATGAATCTGTTCATATTGTTTTTCACGTCGATTGATATGCTCGCCGTACAGCGTTATTTGCCGGCAGATGCCGGCGTATATGCAATCGCGCTCAAGTACAGCCAGCTCGTTTATTTTGTGGCGTTTAGCGTGATCACGGCATTTGTGCCCAAACTTGGGGCGAAGGCGGGGGACAGGGCCGCGCTGAGGAAGCAGGTTTTACTGTTCGGGGGATTTATGCTGGGCTGCGCGGGGTTTGTTTATGCCGGTTCCGCCTGGCTGTTTCCGTTGTCACTCCCGCTGCTGTTCGGTCCCGGCTATCAGGCGGCGGAGCGGTATCTTCCGCTTGGAGGCGCGGTGTACTGGCTGCTTGCGGCCGTGCTGTTTTTCGCGCATCTGCATGTGCTGACCGGACGCAGACGTTTTATGCTGTGGCTGGCGGCCGGGGCGGCGGCGCTGTTGCTAAGTTTCGGCCTCCGGCACCGCACGCCGGAAGAGTTGCAGCTGGCGCAGCTTGCCGTATATGGAGGGATTGCGGCCGGTTTTGCCGCCGATGCCGCGCTGGGCTTTAGACGGATCAAAGGGAGGGCTATGTATGAGAAATATCCGCAGTAA
- a CDS encoding ABC transporter ATP-binding protein, producing the protein MIEASHLYKEFKTPVVREGKLSGLRTLFSREYRLKEAVRGISFNIERGEFVGYIGPNGAGKSTTIKMLTGILHPTSGTVMIGGLNPHRDRRRAVRRLGVVFGQRSQLWWDLPVKDSYDILAEMYGVSPAEKRERLDRFAELLDLHEFWMTPVRKLSLGQRMRADIAAAMLHDPDLLFLDEPTIGLDVHAKRNIRQFLQTLNKEFGKTILLTTHDMDDIEQLCSRVMVINHGQLAYDGTIRALRDMIGLPTVIRVKFRGVFRMPEGWREARHVASNPGEGIKARHVAGNQEEGFEVRHVAGSPDGAASAGFVRATAGPQAVRATFAPSGLPFRVTGIEENTVVIEADRREIGTMEIIRELGGWGEIDDVDMEEPDFEEVIRSFSAS; encoded by the coding sequence ATGATCGAAGCCAGCCATTTATATAAGGAGTTCAAAACACCCGTCGTGCGGGAGGGAAAGCTGTCCGGCCTGCGTACGCTGTTTTCGCGGGAATACCGGCTGAAAGAGGCGGTCCGGGGCATCAGCTTCAACATCGAGCGCGGGGAGTTTGTCGGTTATATCGGTCCCAACGGCGCAGGTAAGTCGACGACGATCAAGATGCTCACCGGCATTTTGCATCCGACCTCAGGCACGGTTATGATCGGCGGCCTCAATCCCCATCGCGACCGGCGGCGGGCCGTTCGCAGGTTGGGTGTCGTGTTCGGACAACGCAGCCAGCTGTGGTGGGATTTGCCCGTGAAGGATTCCTACGACATCCTAGCGGAAATGTACGGCGTAAGCCCGGCGGAAAAACGGGAGCGCCTGGACCGGTTTGCCGAGCTGCTGGACCTGCACGAATTTTGGATGACGCCGGTGCGCAAGCTGTCGCTGGGCCAGCGGATGCGGGCGGACATTGCGGCCGCCATGCTGCACGATCCGGATTTGCTGTTCCTCGACGAACCGACGATCGGCCTTGACGTGCACGCCAAACGCAACATCCGCCAGTTTTTGCAAACCTTGAACAAGGAATTCGGGAAAACGATCCTGCTTACCACGCACGACATGGACGATATCGAGCAGCTCTGCAGCCGCGTGATGGTGATTAATCACGGGCAGCTCGCCTATGACGGGACGATCCGCGCGCTGCGGGACATGATCGGCTTGCCGACGGTCATCCGCGTAAAGTTCCGGGGCGTGTTTCGGATGCCGGAGGGATGGAGAGAGGCGCGACATGTTGCCTCGAACCCGGGGGAAGGGATCAAGGCGCGGCATGTTGCCGGGAACCAGGAGGAAGGGTTCGAGGTACGGCATGTTGCAGGTTCCCCGGATGGCGCTGCCTCGGCCGGATTCGTTCGGGCGACGGCGGGTCCGCAGGCCGTTCGGGCCACGTTCGCCCCGTCCGGCCTGCCGTTTCGCGTCACAGGCATAGAGGAGAACACGGTCGTCATCGAAGCCGACCGGCGCGAGATCGGGACCATGGAGATCATCCGGGAGCTTGGCGGCTGGGGAGAAATCGACGACGTCGACATGGAGGAGCCCGATTTCGAGGAGGTTATCCGCAGCTTTTCGGCGTCGTAG
- a CDS encoding glycosyltransferase family 4 protein — MRNIRSNPGETVILLLSWRDIFSPKSGGAEIFTHEMLKRSANPRLRFIHFSPRFPGAKTREEADGVTYLRAGNTFSVIVHAMLYYWRHRKAIDYVVNQCNTHQFFTRLWVPPSKRIFFIHQLTREIWFHNLGPLPGAVGYVLEPLLLRLARKDRALTVSPSTRSDLVKLGFQAGRIQIVPEGIEFEHWPEQRFLPKQRRPTFLYVGRFVKYKGIDLAIQAFGEFKQKYPDAVLWIAGKTDKAYVQKQLRPLLERYGLRSAEPDDRKETALEADIFFHGFVTQEKKLELMSRCHALVFPSRREGWGLTVTEAAAVGTPSIVSNTAGLIDATDFGKCGYLTIHGDVHGLAAQMQRVVENPGEYEAIRRRAHQFSRQFHFDNTGAVFGRWMDSLTKGEQHHEESGDRVYDV; from the coding sequence ATGAGAAATATCCGCAGTAATCCCGGGGAAACGGTCATTTTGCTGCTGTCGTGGCGGGATATTTTCTCTCCGAAAAGCGGCGGGGCGGAGATATTCACGCATGAAATGCTAAAGCGCTCGGCGAATCCGCGCTTGCGGTTTATTCACTTTTCGCCGCGTTTTCCCGGCGCCAAAACGCGGGAGGAAGCGGATGGAGTAACTTACCTGAGAGCCGGCAACACGTTTAGTGTGATCGTGCATGCCATGCTGTACTATTGGCGTCACCGCAAAGCCATCGATTATGTGGTCAACCAATGCAATACCCACCAGTTTTTCACCCGGTTGTGGGTGCCGCCGTCCAAGCGTATCTTTTTTATCCACCAATTGACGAGGGAAATCTGGTTTCATAACCTGGGCCCGCTGCCGGGCGCCGTCGGTTATGTGCTGGAACCGCTGCTGCTTCGCTTGGCCAGGAAGGACCGGGCGCTGACGGTTTCCCCCTCGACCCGCAGCGATTTGGTGAAGCTGGGTTTTCAGGCCGGCCGGATCCAGATCGTTCCCGAAGGGATCGAATTCGAGCATTGGCCCGAGCAGCGCTTTCTGCCCAAGCAGCGGCGGCCTACATTTCTGTACGTAGGGAGGTTCGTCAAATATAAAGGCATCGATCTGGCGATTCAGGCCTTCGGAGAGTTCAAGCAAAAGTACCCCGACGCGGTGCTGTGGATCGCCGGAAAAACCGACAAGGCCTATGTGCAAAAGCAGCTGCGGCCGCTGCTGGAACGGTACGGCTTACGGAGCGCGGAGCCGGACGACCGTAAGGAAACCGCGCTGGAGGCGGACATTTTCTTTCACGGCTTTGTCACGCAGGAGAAGAAGCTGGAGCTGATGAGCCGCTGCCATGCGCTTGTTTTTCCTTCGCGGCGGGAGGGCTGGGGGCTGACCGTGACGGAAGCCGCGGCGGTCGGTACGCCAAGCATCGTCAGCAACACGGCGGGACTGATTGACGCGACCGATTTCGGTAAATGCGGCTATTTGACGATCCATGGAGACGTGCACGGTTTGGCGGCGCAAATGCAAAGGGTCGTCGAAAACCCCGGCGAGTATGAAGCGATCCGGCGGCGGGCGCATCAATTTTCGCGCCAATTTCATTTCGACAATACCGGAGCCGTGTTCGGCCGCTGGATGGACAGCTTGACGAAAGGAGAACAGCATCATGAAGAAAGCGGGGATCGTGTTTACGACGTATAA
- a CDS encoding ABC transporter permease → MSWLNLYRLLIRTSIKSRMQYKFNFVLGTVLAALIQISEFLMIAIVLDKFGVIQGWSVYEIGYLFAVMTLSRTLYRTFAEEVHHLEKYLVGGELDQLLTRPMPVLLALMPQNFRLMPGELLQGGFILCWSLGAMTHSGQVGWIAVPFTLFIIVTGAVILFSIGLATATLGFWTTRISELQNFTEDAAQTAARYPLTLYPKWMSSLFLFVIPVGFVNYVPSLYILRGEWGPWILAATAGAAAVCLAASLRFWLFGITKYQSTGS, encoded by the coding sequence ATGTCTTGGCTGAACCTGTACCGGCTGCTGATCCGTACGAGCATAAAAAGCCGGATGCAGTACAAATTCAATTTTGTGCTGGGTACGGTGCTGGCCGCGTTGATCCAGATTTCCGAATTTCTGATGATCGCGATCGTTCTGGACAAGTTCGGCGTAATACAGGGCTGGTCGGTTTACGAGATCGGGTATTTGTTTGCGGTGATGACGTTGTCCAGGACGCTGTACCGCACGTTTGCCGAGGAGGTGCACCATCTGGAAAAATACCTGGTCGGCGGAGAGCTCGACCAGCTATTGACGCGGCCGATGCCGGTGCTGCTCGCTTTAATGCCGCAGAACTTCCGGCTGATGCCCGGCGAACTGCTGCAGGGCGGTTTCATCCTGTGCTGGTCGCTCGGCGCGATGACGCATAGCGGACAAGTCGGCTGGATTGCAGTACCGTTTACGCTATTCATTATCGTTACCGGCGCGGTCATTTTGTTTTCTATCGGACTTGCTACGGCTACGCTCGGTTTCTGGACGACCCGCATCAGCGAACTGCAAAACTTCACCGAGGATGCCGCTCAAACGGCGGCGCGATACCCGCTCACCCTGTATCCGAAGTGGATGTCCTCGCTATTTTTGTTCGTGATCCCGGTCGGCTTTGTGAATTATGTACCTTCGCTCTATATTTTACGGGGCGAATGGGGGCCGTGGATCCTTGCGGCGACGGCGGGGGCGGCGGCGGTATGCTTAGCCGCAAGCCTGCGGTTCTGGCTGTTCGGCATCACGAAATATCAAAGCACAGGAAGCTAA
- a CDS encoding glycosyltransferase family A protein, translating to MKKAGIVFTTYNNASSVEACLDSCMRQNYPGLEIFIADDGSTDDTVAVIRSKASAAPYPVTLLELPHGERGVARVKAVEAARQAGADYLLVIDSDMILDDHLLRGGIDYFEAHPEVGALVVPEQAFTHAGNFFSKVKVFERNVLNNAGEELGKRSIEAARFWRMEAYVGTGGFKSQQISFEEIQPTLRYLEQGGIVRRATFGKIYHDEKKVLLRELLSKKAYYFSVMDRTLTSERGGFRKALERWYFFRPVLYRPANLRKYAKHPVLTAAMLYMYVCLSFIGIAALLKSRLLGGK from the coding sequence ATGAAGAAAGCGGGGATCGTGTTTACGACGTATAATAACGCCTCCAGTGTGGAGGCGTGTCTGGACAGCTGTATGCGCCAAAACTACCCCGGCCTGGAGATTTTTATCGCCGATGACGGCTCCACGGACGATACGGTTGCGGTCATCCGCAGCAAGGCGTCCGCCGCTCCCTATCCCGTTACGCTGCTGGAACTGCCGCACGGCGAACGCGGCGTGGCCCGGGTCAAGGCGGTAGAAGCGGCGCGCCAGGCGGGCGCCGATTATTTGCTTGTGATCGATTCCGACATGATTTTGGACGATCATTTGCTGCGCGGCGGGATCGATTACTTCGAGGCTCATCCGGAGGTGGGCGCGCTTGTGGTGCCTGAACAGGCGTTTACGCATGCCGGCAATTTTTTTTCCAAAGTCAAAGTATTTGAACGGAATGTCCTCAACAACGCCGGGGAGGAGTTGGGGAAAAGGTCGATCGAGGCGGCGCGCTTCTGGAGAATGGAAGCTTATGTCGGTACCGGGGGCTTCAAGTCGCAGCAGATTTCGTTTGAAGAGATTCAGCCCACCCTCCGCTATCTCGAACAGGGCGGGATTGTCCGGCGCGCGACGTTCGGCAAAATCTATCACGATGAGAAAAAAGTGCTGCTGCGCGAATTGCTCAGCAAAAAAGCTTACTATTTTTCGGTGATGGACCGTACGTTGACTTCGGAGCGGGGAGGCTTCCGCAAAGCGCTGGAGCGCTGGTATTTCTTCCGTCCGGTGCTGTACCGCCCGGCCAACCTGCGGAAATATGCCAAGCATCCGGTATTGACCGCCGCCATGCTGTATATGTATGTATGCCTAAGTTTTATCGGCATCGCAGCTTTGTTGAAATCACGGTTGTTGGGGGGCAAATAG
- a CDS encoding PAS domain-containing sensor histidine kinase yields the protein MAEEQQDIDTYYLESFQEGILKCDTRGTIVFMNRRLKDLFGLEEMTGQDITAFTKAMDANIQQEDHKLTKTIQAFRKGEVNGNQGKFPYAQGPRRLFSFYVSPVLDTAQTACYGYLLVFRECGEEEAADPQRREMISVVSHELRTPLTTLLGYVEMLMQYDISAENRRRYMEIIFAEGNRLSHLLEDVLDSERLESGGYNYHKTYVPLIELIHEVTERWNLKSSHLIEVDSEVEDAFIYADRFRMSQVFDNLISNAIKYSPGKPLVLIRIAEEADYYIIEVTDYGIGIPAEMHARLFDKFYRAGNSGSRQIKGSGVGLYIVKKIATDHGGTITLTSEVGQGSTFCLRMPKPVHLD from the coding sequence ATGGCTGAGGAACAACAGGACATCGATACGTACTACTTGGAATCATTTCAGGAAGGTATCCTTAAATGCGACACTAGGGGGACGATCGTGTTTATGAACCGCAGGCTCAAAGATTTGTTCGGCTTGGAAGAGATGACGGGGCAGGATATTACGGCTTTTACCAAAGCTATGGATGCGAACATTCAGCAGGAGGACCATAAGCTGACCAAGACCATACAAGCGTTTCGAAAAGGAGAGGTGAACGGAAATCAGGGGAAGTTCCCATATGCCCAAGGACCTAGGCGTTTGTTCTCGTTTTATGTAAGCCCGGTATTGGATACCGCGCAAACGGCGTGTTACGGGTATTTATTGGTATTTCGGGAATGCGGCGAAGAAGAGGCGGCCGATCCGCAGAGACGCGAAATGATCAGCGTGGTCTCCCACGAATTAAGGACACCTCTGACGACGCTGCTGGGCTATGTGGAAATGTTGATGCAGTACGATATTTCCGCGGAGAACAGGCGGCGTTACATGGAAATCATTTTTGCGGAAGGAAACCGGTTGTCCCATCTGCTTGAGGATGTTTTGGACAGTGAGCGGCTGGAATCGGGAGGGTATAACTATCATAAAACTTATGTACCGCTGATTGAACTCATTCACGAAGTGACCGAACGGTGGAATTTGAAATCATCGCATCTTATCGAGGTGGATTCCGAGGTTGAAGACGCTTTCATCTACGCGGACCGGTTTAGAATGTCTCAAGTTTTTGACAATTTAATCAGCAATGCGATTAAATATTCTCCCGGCAAACCATTAGTACTCATCCGAATCGCGGAAGAAGCAGACTATTATATCATCGAGGTTACGGATTACGGAATAGGAATTCCCGCGGAGATGCATGCGCGGCTGTTCGATAAATTTTATCGAGCCGGCAATTCGGGTTCCCGTCAAATTAAGGGCAGCGGCGTGGGCCTTTATATCGTCAAAAAAATTGCAACAGACCACGGGGGGACGATTACGTTAACCTCGGAAGTAGGGCAAGGAAGTACATTCTGCTTGCGTATGCCAAAACCCGTTCATTTGGATTAA
- a CDS encoding VOC family protein, which produces MKKIGHVTLLVKNYDEAIEFYTKKAGFVLLTDNAFGGGMRWVTVAPAQDAGTAIVFVEADTADKADRVGSQAAGHVFLTVQTEDCYRDYEHMKANGSNFSVSQRKCRGGSRSCSRIFTEIAWTWSSITECRNAAKCKAALA; this is translated from the coding sequence GTGAAGAAAATAGGGCATGTTACGTTGCTGGTGAAAAATTACGATGAAGCGATTGAGTTCTACACGAAGAAGGCGGGTTTCGTCCTGCTGACGGATAACGCGTTCGGAGGCGGGATGCGTTGGGTGACCGTCGCCCCGGCTCAAGATGCCGGAACGGCGATCGTTTTTGTCGAGGCCGACACGGCGGACAAAGCGGATAGGGTCGGCAGCCAGGCGGCCGGTCACGTTTTTCTGACCGTTCAGACTGAGGATTGCTATCGCGATTACGAGCATATGAAGGCAAACGGGTCAAATTTTTCGGTGAGCCAAAGGAAGTGCCGTGGGGGATCGAGGTCGTGTTCGAGGATCTTTACGGAAATCGCTTGGACCTGGTCCAGCATAACGGAATGTAGAAATGCAGCAAAATGCAAGGCGGCCTTGGCTTAA